One genomic segment of Ancylobacter sp. IITR112 includes these proteins:
- the urtC gene encoding urea ABC transporter permease subunit UrtC, whose amino-acid sequence MKTSDRTFFLRPQDLIGIALLAILLIVVLPLALDNFRLQFVGKYLTYAFVALGLVLCWGYAGILSLGQGVFFGLGGYCMAMFLKLEASSVENTKIQTTPGIPDFMDWNQITSLPWFWEPFHNLGFTMLAVVLVPALFAFIVGFAMFKRRVGGVYFAIITQALAAIMTILIIGQQGYTGGINGITDLRTLNGWDIRTDSAKTVLYFVCVGLLLACILIAYFVKSSKLGRILVAMRDKEDRVRFSGYDVANFKVFVFCLAASLSAIGGAMFTLQVGFMSPSFVGIVPSIEMVIYAAVGGRLSILGAIYGTLLVNWAKTSFSESFPELWLFGLGGLFIAVVLIFPNGIAGLWQSYIAPRLGPLFGGTAGRRTTPPAATPPAAPSPGTAAPAAAE is encoded by the coding sequence ATGAAAACGTCCGACCGCACCTTCTTCCTGCGCCCGCAGGATCTGATCGGGATCGCGCTCCTCGCCATCCTCCTCATCGTCGTCCTGCCGCTGGCGCTGGACAATTTCCGCCTGCAATTCGTCGGCAAGTACCTCACCTATGCCTTCGTCGCGCTCGGCCTGGTGCTCTGCTGGGGCTATGCCGGCATTCTCTCGCTCGGCCAGGGCGTGTTCTTCGGCCTTGGCGGCTACTGCATGGCGATGTTCCTCAAGCTGGAAGCCTCCAGCGTGGAGAACACCAAGATCCAGACGACGCCGGGCATTCCCGACTTCATGGACTGGAACCAGATCACCTCGCTGCCCTGGTTCTGGGAGCCGTTCCACAATCTCGGCTTCACCATGCTCGCCGTGGTGCTGGTGCCGGCGCTGTTCGCCTTCATCGTCGGCTTCGCCATGTTCAAGCGGCGGGTGGGCGGCGTGTATTTCGCCATCATCACCCAGGCGCTCGCCGCGATCATGACCATCCTGATCATCGGCCAGCAGGGCTATACGGGCGGCATCAACGGCATCACCGATCTGCGCACGCTGAACGGCTGGGACATCCGCACCGACAGCGCCAAGACCGTGCTTTACTTCGTCTGCGTCGGGCTGCTCCTTGCCTGCATCCTGATCGCCTATTTCGTGAAGTCGTCCAAGCTCGGCCGCATCCTCGTCGCCATGCGCGACAAGGAGGACCGGGTGCGCTTCTCCGGCTATGATGTCGCCAATTTCAAGGTGTTCGTCTTCTGCCTCGCCGCCTCGCTGTCGGCCATTGGCGGAGCGATGTTCACGCTGCAGGTCGGCTTCATGTCGCCCTCCTTCGTCGGCATCGTGCCGTCGATCGAGATGGTCATCTACGCCGCGGTCGGCGGGCGCCTGTCCATCCTCGGCGCCATTTACGGCACGCTGCTGGTCAACTGGGCAAAGACCTCCTTCTCCGAGAGCTTCCCGGAACTGTGGCTGTTCGGCCTCGGCGGCCTGTTCATCGCCGTGGTGCTGATCTTCCCGAACGGCATTGCCGGCCTCTGGCAGAGCTACATCGCCCCGCGCCTCGGGCCGCTGTTCGGTGGCACCGCCGGCCGGCGGACAACCCCGCCCGCCGCGACGCCGCCGGCCGCCCCGTCGCCCGGCACCGCCGCCCCCGCCGCCGCTGAATAG
- the urtD gene encoding urea ABC transporter ATP-binding protein UrtD — MNSQVITDSMNKDFVLAVESLTVSFDGFKAVNDLSFYVDENEIRVIIGPNGAGKTTVLDLICGRTKATTGSIRFKDRELTRMKEHEIVRAGVGRKFQNPSIYEDLTVFENLEISYPKGRSVAGALTFRRDRAVKERVQEVAETIFLADQLDQRAEYLSHGQKQWLEIGMLLIQDPELLMLDEPVAGMSVSERKKTAELLNTIIKDRSVIVIEHDMKFVEDIAHKVTVLHQGKILSEGSMAKVQADPKVIEVYLGH, encoded by the coding sequence ATGAACAGCCAAGTCATCACCGACTCCATGAACAAGGACTTCGTCCTGGCGGTGGAAAGCCTCACCGTCTCCTTCGACGGCTTCAAGGCGGTCAACGACCTGTCCTTCTATGTCGACGAGAATGAGATCCGCGTCATCATCGGCCCCAATGGCGCCGGCAAGACCACGGTGCTCGATCTCATCTGCGGACGCACCAAGGCGACCACGGGCTCGATCCGGTTCAAGGACCGCGAACTGACCCGGATGAAGGAGCATGAGATCGTCCGCGCCGGCGTCGGGCGCAAATTCCAGAATCCCTCGATCTATGAGGACCTCACCGTCTTCGAGAATCTGGAAATCTCCTACCCCAAGGGCCGTTCCGTAGCCGGGGCGCTGACCTTCCGCCGCGACCGCGCGGTGAAGGAACGGGTGCAGGAGGTGGCGGAGACCATCTTCCTCGCCGACCAGCTCGACCAGCGCGCCGAATATCTCTCGCACGGGCAGAAGCAGTGGCTGGAGATCGGCATGCTGCTGATCCAGGACCCGGAACTCCTGATGCTCGACGAGCCGGTGGCCGGCATGAGCGTGTCCGAGCGCAAGAAGACGGCGGAACTGCTCAACACCATCATCAAGGACCGCTCGGTGATCGTGATCGAGCACGACATGAAGTTCGTCGAGGACATCGCCCACAAGGTGACGGTGCTGCACCAGGGCAAGATTCTCTCGGAAGGCTCGATGGCCAAGGTCCAGGCGGACCCGAAGGTCATCGAAGTCTATCTCGGCCATTGA
- the urtE gene encoding urea ABC transporter ATP-binding subunit UrtE, protein MLNVSKLHVSYGESEVLHGLNFTVAPNEIIAIMGRNGMGKTTLMKSLMGIVPTKSGAVSVGATDITRLKSYERVKNGVAYVPQGRMIFSTMTVQENIETGLIPRGESKVPPDIYELFPVLLEMKGRRGGNLSGGQQQQLAIARALATAPKVLLLDEPTEGIQPSIIRDMARTLKRIRDERGLSIVVSEQVLSFALDIADRVLVIENGEIVHEDRRADVDEAKVARFLSV, encoded by the coding sequence ATGCTGAACGTATCGAAGCTGCACGTCTCCTATGGCGAGAGCGAGGTTCTGCACGGGCTCAACTTCACCGTCGCGCCCAACGAGATCATCGCCATCATGGGCCGCAACGGCATGGGCAAGACCACGCTCATGAAGTCGCTCATGGGCATCGTGCCGACCAAGAGCGGCGCGGTGAGCGTCGGCGCCACCGACATCACCCGGCTGAAGAGCTATGAGCGGGTCAAGAACGGCGTCGCCTATGTGCCGCAGGGCCGCATGATCTTCTCCACCATGACGGTGCAGGAGAACATCGAGACCGGGCTGATCCCGCGCGGCGAAAGCAAGGTCCCGCCGGACATTTACGAGCTGTTCCCGGTGCTGCTGGAAATGAAGGGCCGGCGCGGCGGCAATCTCTCCGGCGGCCAGCAGCAGCAGCTCGCCATCGCCCGCGCGCTCGCCACCGCGCCCAAGGTGCTGCTGCTCGACGAGCCGACCGAGGGCATCCAGCCCTCGATCATCCGCGACATGGCCCGCACGCTGAAGCGCATCCGCGACGAGCGGGGCCTGTCCATCGTGGTGTCGGAGCAGGTGCTGTCCTTCGCCCTCGATATCGCCGACCGCGTGCTGGTGATCGAGAACGGCGAGATCGTCCACGAGGACCGCCGCGCCGATGTGGATGAGGCCAAGGTCGCCCGCTTCCTGTCGGTCTAG
- the fmdA gene encoding formamidase, with protein MTETLIKVDLNQSAYDNDMVHNRWHPDIPMVAWVKPGDDFIVETYDWTGGFIKNNDSADDVRDIDLSIVHFLSGPIGVKGAEPGDLLVVDLLDIGAMPDSQWGFNGFFSKKNGGGFLTDHFPLAQKSIWDFKGMYTSSRHVPGVNFAGLIHPGLIGCLPDPKLLETWNTREQALIDTNPTRVPALAVPPFAATAHMGRLTGDARDAAAATGARTVPPREHGGNCDIKDLSRGSKIYFPVYVEGGGLSMGDLHFSQGDGEITFCGAIEMAGWVHLKVEVLKGGMAKYGIKNPIFKPSPVTPNYKDYLIFEGISVDEAGGQHYLDVHIAYRQACLNAIEYLKKFGYSGAQAYSILGTAPVQGHISGVVDIPNACATLWLPTEIFDFDINPTAAGPTKFLDGSIDMPLSPDL; from the coding sequence ATGACCGAGACGCTTATCAAAGTCGACCTGAACCAGTCGGCCTATGACAACGACATGGTTCACAACCGCTGGCACCCGGACATTCCGATGGTGGCCTGGGTGAAGCCGGGCGATGATTTCATCGTCGAGACCTATGACTGGACCGGCGGCTTCATCAAGAACAACGATTCCGCCGACGATGTGCGCGACATCGACCTGTCGATCGTGCACTTCCTCTCCGGTCCCATCGGCGTGAAGGGCGCCGAGCCCGGCGACCTTCTGGTGGTCGACCTGCTCGACATCGGCGCCATGCCGGACAGCCAGTGGGGCTTCAACGGCTTCTTCTCCAAGAAGAATGGCGGCGGCTTCCTCACCGACCATTTCCCGCTGGCCCAGAAGTCGATCTGGGACTTCAAGGGCATGTACACCTCCTCGCGCCATGTCCCGGGGGTGAACTTCGCCGGGCTGATCCATCCCGGCCTGATCGGCTGCCTGCCCGACCCGAAGCTGCTGGAGACCTGGAACACCCGCGAGCAGGCGCTGATCGACACCAACCCGACCCGCGTGCCCGCCCTCGCCGTGCCGCCCTTCGCCGCCACCGCCCATATGGGCCGGCTCACCGGCGACGCGCGGGACGCGGCTGCCGCCACCGGCGCGCGCACCGTGCCGCCGCGCGAGCATGGTGGCAATTGCGACATCAAGGATCTGTCGCGCGGCTCGAAGATCTATTTCCCGGTCTATGTCGAAGGCGGCGGCCTCTCCATGGGCGACCTGCACTTCTCGCAGGGCGACGGCGAGATCACCTTCTGCGGCGCCATCGAAATGGCCGGCTGGGTGCATCTCAAGGTCGAGGTGCTGAAGGGCGGCATGGCGAAGTACGGGATCAAGAACCCGATCTTCAAGCCCTCGCCGGTGACGCCGAACTACAAGGACTATCTGATCTTCGAGGGCATCTCGGTCGACGAGGCCGGCGGCCAGCACTATCTCGACGTCCACATCGCCTATCGCCAGGCCTGCCTCAACGCCATCGAATATCTGAAGAAATTCGGCTATTCCGGCGCACAGGCCTATTCGATCCTCGGCACCGCGCCGGTGCAGGGGCACATCTCCGGCGTGGTCGACATTCCCAATGCCTGCGCCACGCTGTGGCTGCCGACCGAGATCTTCGACTTCGACATCAACCCCACCGCGGCCGGACCGACGAAATTCCTCGACGGTTCCATCGACATGCCGCTGTCACCGGACCTTTGA
- a CDS encoding zinc ribbon domain-containing protein gives MPVYEYECASCGDFTAMRPMSEYQAPQPCPDCGAMAPRVLLTAPHFSGMSRESFAAHATNERASHAPMTTGEYAAKRHPSSCSCCSGGMKSRSKKSKTATAASGAKSFPAARPWMISH, from the coding sequence ATGCCCGTCTATGAATATGAATGCGCAAGCTGCGGCGATTTCACCGCGATGCGGCCGATGAGCGAGTATCAGGCCCCGCAGCCCTGCCCCGATTGCGGCGCCATGGCCCCGCGCGTGTTGCTCACCGCGCCGCATTTCTCCGGAATGTCGCGCGAGAGCTTTGCCGCCCACGCCACCAATGAACGCGCCAGCCACGCGCCGATGACGACGGGCGAATATGCGGCCAAGCGGCACCCGTCGAGCTGTTCCTGCTGCTCCGGCGGCATGAAGAGCCGTTCGAAGAAATCAAAGACCGCCACCGCCGCCTCAGGCGCCAAGAGCTTCCCCGCCGCCCGGCCGTGGATGATCAGCCATTGA
- the ggt gene encoding gamma-glutamyltransferase, whose product MKLWHGLVALALIASPLQAQQASDVRAPEAAGALATAPKSAIGTRWMVTAANPLAAEAGAAMLRAGGNAVDAMVAVQLMLGLVEPQSSGLGGGGFLVYWDAATRTLTTFDARETAPRAATPTLFQDAEGQPLAFMEAVIGGRSVGTPGTPALLETVHRRYGRLGWEALFAPALERAENGFAVSPRLAGLIAGDVDTLKRDAAAKAYFLDAAGAPLVAGTVLKNPAYAQTLRLLRDRGAAAFYDGALAQDIVAAVRGAANPGLLARQDFEDYEVKERPPVCGAYRGLEVCGMGPPSSGALTLGQILGLLEPYDLGALGPFSPEAWRLIADASRLAFADRERYMADSDYVPMPTKGLLARDYLAERAKLLAGDDALPEVAPGNPTWDHASVAPARADGLAPELPSTTQITIVDGAGNIVSMTSTIEAGFGSRLMVGGFLLNNELTDFSFRSHKDGVPVANRVEPGKRPRSSMTPTIVLKDGKPVLALGSPGGSQIIGYVAKTLIAHFDWGMSLPDAIAAPNVLARFDAVEIEAGTAAEALAPGLAALGFSVKTGAMTSGVQAVAITPQGLLGAADPRREGVAIGE is encoded by the coding sequence ATGAAGCTGTGGCACGGACTTGTCGCCTTGGCGCTCATCGCCAGCCCGCTGCAGGCGCAGCAGGCTTCCGACGTGCGGGCGCCGGAGGCGGCGGGCGCGCTGGCCACCGCGCCGAAATCCGCCATCGGCACGCGCTGGATGGTGACGGCGGCGAACCCGCTGGCGGCGGAGGCCGGCGCGGCAATGCTGCGCGCGGGCGGCAACGCCGTCGACGCCATGGTCGCGGTGCAACTGATGCTCGGCCTCGTCGAGCCGCAATCCTCCGGCCTCGGCGGAGGTGGCTTCCTGGTCTATTGGGACGCCGCGACCCGCACGCTCACCACTTTTGACGCGCGTGAGACCGCCCCGCGCGCGGCGACGCCGACCCTGTTCCAGGACGCTGAGGGTCAGCCGCTCGCCTTCATGGAGGCGGTTATCGGCGGGCGCTCGGTCGGCACGCCCGGCACGCCGGCGCTGCTGGAGACGGTGCATCGCCGCTATGGCCGCCTCGGCTGGGAGGCGCTGTTTGCCCCAGCGCTGGAGCGGGCGGAGAACGGCTTTGCCGTCTCGCCCCGCCTTGCCGGACTGATCGCCGGCGATGTCGACACGCTCAAGCGGGATGCTGCCGCCAAGGCCTATTTCCTCGATGCCGCCGGCGCGCCGCTGGTGGCGGGCACGGTGCTGAAGAACCCGGCCTATGCGCAGACGTTGCGCCTGCTGCGCGACCGAGGCGCGGCGGCGTTCTATGACGGCGCGCTGGCACAGGATATCGTCGCGGCGGTGCGCGGCGCGGCCAATCCCGGTCTGCTGGCGCGTCAGGATTTCGAGGACTACGAGGTGAAGGAGCGCCCGCCCGTGTGCGGCGCCTATCGCGGCCTGGAGGTCTGCGGCATGGGCCCGCCCAGTTCCGGGGCGCTCACCTTGGGCCAGATTCTCGGCCTGCTGGAACCCTATGATTTAGGGGCGCTCGGGCCTTTCTCGCCCGAGGCATGGCGGCTGATCGCCGATGCCTCGCGCCTCGCCTTCGCCGACCGCGAACGCTACATGGCCGATAGCGACTATGTGCCGATGCCGACCAAGGGCCTGCTGGCGCGGGATTATCTCGCTGAGCGGGCCAAGCTGCTCGCCGGCGACGACGCGCTGCCCGAGGTCGCACCGGGCAATCCGACGTGGGACCACGCCTCGGTGGCGCCGGCGCGGGCGGACGGGCTGGCGCCGGAACTGCCCTCCACCACCCAGATCACCATTGTCGACGGCGCGGGCAATATCGTCTCCATGACCTCGACCATCGAGGCCGGATTCGGGTCGCGGCTGATGGTGGGCGGCTTCCTGCTCAACAATGAGCTGACCGACTTTTCCTTCCGCTCGCACAAGGACGGGGTGCCGGTGGCCAACCGGGTGGAGCCGGGCAAGCGACCGCGCTCCTCGATGACGCCCACAATCGTGCTGAAGGACGGAAAGCCAGTGCTGGCGCTGGGCTCACCCGGCGGCAGCCAGATCATCGGCTATGTCGCCAAGACACTGATCGCCCATTTCGACTGGGGGATGAGCCTGCCCGACGCCATCGCTGCGCCCAATGTGTTGGCACGCTTCGACGCGGTGGAGATCGAGGCGGGAACGGCGGCGGAGGCGCTGGCGCCGGGCCTCGCCGCGCTCGGCTTCAGCGTGAAGACAGGGGCGATGACATCGGGCGTGCAGGCGGTGGCGATCACGCCGCAGGGGCTGCTCGGCGCCGCCGACCCCCGCCGCGAGGGGGTGGCGATCGGGGAGTGA
- a CDS encoding YaiI/YqxD family protein: protein MSKPILIYIDADACPVKDETYRVAARHRLRVFLVANSWIAIPRDADVERVIVSAGPDVADDWIVERVEEGDLVITADVPLAARVVAKGAEAIGPTGKPFTAASIGMQLATRNLMADLREAGEITRGPRPFSPRDRSEFLQSLERAVQRLKRKGFIAG from the coding sequence TTGTCCAAGCCGATCCTCATCTATATCGACGCCGATGCCTGCCCGGTGAAGGACGAGACCTACCGCGTCGCCGCCCGCCACAGGCTGAGGGTGTTTCTGGTCGCCAATTCCTGGATCGCCATCCCGCGCGACGCGGACGTGGAGCGCGTCATCGTATCCGCCGGCCCCGACGTGGCCGATGACTGGATCGTCGAGCGGGTGGAAGAGGGCGACCTCGTCATCACCGCCGACGTGCCGCTGGCCGCGCGGGTGGTGGCGAAGGGCGCGGAGGCCATCGGCCCGACGGGAAAGCCCTTCACCGCCGCCTCCATCGGCATGCAGCTTGCTACCCGCAACCTGATGGCGGACTTGCGCGAAGCCGGCGAGATCACGCGCGGCCCCCGCCCCTTTTCCCCGCGCGATCGCTCGGAATTTCTGCAATCGCTGGAACGCGCCGTTCAGCGTTTGAAACGAAAGGGCTTCATAGCGGGTTGA
- a CDS encoding 3-keto-5-aminohexanoate cleavage protein — translation MLQACLNGARDRAFHPHTPLTPAELAADAAAVVAAGASELHLHPRDASGAQTLDPAMIAAVIEAIRARAPGVPLGLSTHAGIAPGGAGRLKAVQGWTVLPDYVSVNLIEEDAPEMIALALSRGIGVEAGLWSAADAERFVALPEAKQCLRILIEINEQDVEEALAVATAIRKVLARASLDVPVLQHGFDATVWPLYQDALMRGLDGRIGLEDGKHLPDGSEAADNAALIKAAFRLARVAPNLPPDAVPPLAG, via the coding sequence ATGCTGCAGGCCTGCCTAAACGGCGCGCGTGACCGCGCCTTCCACCCCCACACGCCGCTCACTCCCGCCGAACTCGCGGCCGACGCCGCCGCCGTGGTCGCCGCCGGAGCGAGCGAACTGCACCTGCACCCGCGTGACGCCTCCGGCGCACAGACGCTCGACCCCGCCATGATCGCCGCCGTGATCGAGGCAATCCGCGCCCGCGCGCCCGGAGTGCCCCTCGGCCTCTCCACTCATGCCGGCATCGCCCCCGGCGGCGCGGGGCGGCTGAAAGCGGTGCAGGGCTGGACCGTCCTGCCCGATTATGTGTCGGTGAACCTCATCGAGGAAGACGCGCCGGAGATGATCGCCCTTGCGCTGTCGCGCGGCATCGGCGTGGAGGCGGGACTGTGGTCGGCAGCGGATGCGGAACGCTTCGTCGCGTTGCCCGAGGCGAAGCAGTGCCTGCGCATCCTCATTGAGATCAACGAGCAGGATGTCGAGGAAGCGCTCGCGGTGGCGACCGCCATCCGCAAGGTGCTGGCACGCGCCAGCCTCGACGTGCCGGTGCTGCAGCACGGTTTCGACGCCACCGTCTGGCCGCTCTACCAGGACGCGCTGATGCGCGGGCTTGACGGGCGCATCGGGCTGGAAGACGGCAAGCACCTGCCCGATGGCAGCGAGGCGGCGGACAATGCCGCGCTGATCAAGGCCGCCTTCCGCCTCGCCCGCGTCGCCCCCAACCTGCCGCCGGACGCCGTGCCGCCGCTGGCGGGGTGA
- a CDS encoding FMN-binding negative transcriptional regulator, translated as MYTPPAFREDDPAILRQIMREARLATLVTASAEGLMATPLPLFLAESEGEHGVLYGHLARANPQWRTPPLGEALVLFSGADAYITPSWYAAKAEHGKVVPTWNYEAVHAYGPAEFFDDTERLHVAVSRLTARHEEGRAAPWAVEDAPESFIASQLRGIVGLRLPISRLEGKRKMSQNRSEADRAGVAAGLAESERPDERRVAAMIPMPRG; from the coding sequence ATGTACACGCCGCCCGCCTTTCGCGAAGACGACCCCGCGATCCTGCGCCAGATCATGCGCGAGGCGCGGCTGGCGACGCTGGTCACCGCCTCCGCCGAGGGGCTGATGGCGACGCCGCTGCCGCTTTTCCTCGCGGAAAGCGAGGGCGAACACGGTGTGCTCTACGGCCATCTCGCCCGTGCCAACCCCCAGTGGCGCACGCCGCCCCTCGGCGAGGCGCTGGTGCTGTTTTCCGGCGCGGATGCCTACATCACGCCGAGCTGGTACGCCGCCAAGGCCGAGCATGGCAAGGTGGTGCCGACCTGGAATTACGAGGCCGTGCACGCCTATGGCCCGGCCGAATTCTTCGACGATACGGAGCGGCTGCACGTGGCCGTGTCCCGGCTCACCGCGCGGCATGAAGAGGGGCGCGCCGCACCCTGGGCGGTCGAGGACGCTCCAGAGAGCTTCATAGCCAGCCAGTTGCGCGGCATTGTCGGGCTGCGCCTGCCTATCAGCCGGCTGGAAGGCAAGCGCAAAATGAGCCAGAACCGTTCCGAGGCCGACCGCGCCGGCGTTGCCGCCGGCCTTGCCGAGAGCGAGCGGCCGGACGAGCGGCGTGTGGCGGCGATGATCCCGATGCCGCGCGGCTGA
- a CDS encoding cupin domain-containing protein: MAFACTIPAVATQLADDARVRITRWDFAPGATTGWHEHAMDYAIVFLTDGLMEVDVDGTVTQVRMSAGGAYSRPAGIRHDVRNAGEAPMSFVEVEMK; encoded by the coding sequence ATGGCTTTTGCCTGCACCATACCGGCGGTGGCGACGCAATTGGCGGATGACGCGCGGGTTCGCATCACCCGCTGGGACTTCGCCCCCGGCGCCACCACCGGCTGGCATGAGCACGCCATGGACTATGCCATCGTCTTCCTCACCGACGGGCTGATGGAAGTCGATGTCGACGGGACGGTGACGCAGGTGCGGATGAGCGCCGGCGGCGCCTATTCCCGCCCGGCCGGCATCCGCCACGATGTGCGCAATGCCGGCGAGGCGCCGATGAGCTTCGTCGAGGTGGAGATGAAATAG